The following is a genomic window from Lactococcus carnosus.
TCTCTGACTGTTCTTTAACTTAGGTAGTTTTGCGCCAATTTGTGTTGAAAAGAAATTATCTATAATACCAAACTCGTTATTAGTAGATTGTGAGTTACCCAGTTCATCTGCTCGTTGCTTAAGCGATTGTACGTTATATGGTTGCGGTAAGCGTTTCGCATGAGGTTGGACAAGTTTTTGAAAATTATTGTTAAATTGTAGGCTAGAAAATGAGTTATCTTCATGGACTGCTAGGCTTTTTTGTATCTTAATTTGCCACAAATCAAACTGACTTAGCGACTTACCATTTGCAATTTTTTTCATGTATTTCGCTAGAGAACTAGTAGGCGATACTTTTAAAAAGTGTCTCGCTGCATATCTATCTTCTGGTATGTTTTGAGCAGTTTCTAGAAAACGATAGCCTTGATCACTAGCAAAATAATAGTTAAATGAAATTGGCCCTTGTCCTTTTTTAGTAAACCATTGGGGAGAGATAAAAAAGACGGCTTGTTTATTTTCAAGTTCTGTGTGAATTTGCTGCATACCAAAGTAGTGCGTTAATGATTCAGCTCCTTGAAGACCAAGTAAAAATGGTGTGTAGGGTCTTTGATAAGCTTCAGATAATACAGACGGATGCAATTCATCAAATCGTTTCCATTCACTAGAGCCAAAAAAAGGCACGAAACGATGATTTGGATCTGAAAGTGCTTCTTTTTTAATCGTCGCATTTTTAAACACAATTTTTGTTAAGGCAGATGCTGCACGTTTTTCACTAGACAAGTTATGACTTGTTTTAGCGGGGGCAAGAAATAAAACACTTATGAGCAGGAGCATGGCTATCAAAATAGGTCCGAAAATAAACCAAAGTCGCTTAAGCATGTTGTAATTCCCTAACACCTTCTACAATTTTATTGCCTGTATTCCAGTCATCACGGCCCATGTCTGACACTGGGATTTTAATATTAAATGTTGTCTCTAGTTCTATGACTAGCTCAACAGTCCCCATAGAATCTAGAACACCAGCATCAAAGAGGTCTTCATCCATCATGGTAGAAATATCTTCCATAAATAGCGTATCGATAAGTTGAATTACTGTTTCTTGAACGTTCATTTTAAATCTCCTAAATTAGTATAAGCATCATTGCTATTTATCTAAATGATATACTTTTTAGATAAATAGCATGATGTCGTAGGCAGGTATAGCTGGTAATGATACAAAGCATATGAATTAGCTTACTTAGGTTGAGAGAGAAAATTATGGAACCAAAGTGTATCTAAAAATCCTGAGAATATCAATAAGCTAATCATCACAACATGGAATGTGATGAAAATCCCAAGACCATGTGTCCATTTATTATCTGCAAGTGGTCGTTGGCCGATAAGTTTTCGCGATTTATTGATTGCTTTTTTCTTACGAATCCACCAGTCATTAATGATAAGACCGACACCATGGAAGATCCCATAAGCCACGTAGTACCAGTGTAACCCATGCCAGAAGCCCATGAGTGTCATATTAAGCAAATAGGCGACACTTGAGGTTGTATTCCTATTTTTAAAGACTTTACGCTTCATCATGGTATAGACTAATCTCATGAAGACAAAATCTCTAAACCAGAAACTAAGAGACATATGCCAACGATTCCAAAAATCTTTTAAGTCTCTTGCTAGGAACGGTTTGTTGAAGTTGATGGGTGTTTTGATTCCCATGATATAAGAGATACCAACAGCAAACATAGAATAACCAGCAAAGTCAAAGAATAGGTCAAATCCCCAAGCATACATATACAGAATTGTGTGCCAATTTATTACGCCACCAGCAGCCAGTGCAGCTAGTTTGATAGGGGGAATAATATAGGTCACCAACGTATGAGAAATGATGAACTTATATAGTGCACCGAGCATCAGATACCAGACAGCTTTTTCAAGCATATTCAGATAGTCATCTCGACTGGGTACATTTACATAATCTTCATTAAACCGGCGATAGCGGTCGATTGGACCAGAAGAAATCGTTGGTAAAAAGATCATAAATCGTAAGAAGGACCAGATAGTTACATTTTTTAATTCACCATCACGCATTTCCATAATCATGGCAACATTTCTAAATGTCAGATAAGAAATACCTAGAAACCCAAGCAAACTATTATGGCCGACTATAGTAGGTTCTATTTTTATGATCAGTAATGGTAATAGTGAGAACAGGATGCTGATATAAAATAACCAGTTATGATTGGCTTTTTTTCGATAAGCTTGATAGGCGAAGACGACAATGGTCTGCCAAACTAGATAAAAAATAAAAGCGAAAAATTGTAGATAATGCAACCCACCGAACATCAAACTGATGAATGCAATGGAAACAAGTTCTTCATATATTGGTAATCTTTTACCAAACCAGATCGCGATAGCAATCGGAATAAGTGTTAAGAGTAAAAAGATAAAATAATTTGGTGTACCATAAGGTTGCCAATTAGGCAATGACCGTAAAAATGAACTCATTGGTAGTGACTGTAAAAATGAACTCATCGTGTATTCACCTCAGTTATCAATGCCTTGATATCAATTTTACCATTTGGTGTAATTGGTAGCGATTCCCGATAAATAAATCTTGATGGCATCATATATGACATCATCTCATCTACAAGTTCAGCTTTAATTGTTTTTGTCAGGGTTAACTCTTTGTCAAATTGTGCTTTGACACCTGGTTTAACAACGACGTAAGCTAGTAATTGTTGGACTTTGTGTTGCGCATTATAGCGTGGGACAGCAACAGCAGCCTCTACATATTCAGATAGGTTTAAGACATGTGCGACTTCTTCAAGTTCTATACGGTAACCATTAAACTTGATTTGGAAATCAATTCGGCCCTGGTAATGCAACATACCATCAGCGTCTAGAGACCCTAAATCACCTGTATGATAGGCTGGTGCACCATTCAATTCAAAGAAAGATTGGACTGTTTTTTCTGGATTATTAATATAGCCTTTTGAAACAGCAGGTCCTGTGACGATAATTTCACCAGGCATATCAGGTTTTAGGATATCTCCCGCATCATTAATAATAAAGGTTGGTGAATCGGCTTTGATATACCCAATTGGCAGACGGTCAGCTTTTTCAATCATCTGATTTGAAATCGCAACTGCTGAAAAAGCGACAGTACTCTCAGTAGGTCCAAATGAATTGATAATCCTAGCTTTTGGAAATCTC
Proteins encoded in this region:
- the dltD gene encoding D-alanyl-lipoteichoic acid biosynthesis protein DltD — its product is MLKRLWFIFGPILIAMLLLISVLFLAPAKTSHNLSSEKRAASALTKIVFKNATIKKEALSDPNHRFVPFFGSSEWKRFDELHPSVLSEAYQRPYTPFLLGLQGAESLTHYFGMQQIHTELENKQAVFFISPQWFTKKGQGPISFNYYFASDQGYRFLETAQNIPEDRYAARHFLKVSPTSSLAKYMKKIANGKSLSQFDLWQIKIQKSLAVHEDNSFSSLQFNNNFQKLVQPHAKRLPQPYNVQSLKQRADELGNSQSTNNEFGIIDNFFSTQIGAKLPKLKNSQRHFSYLQSPEYNDLQLVLNEFARNNTDVMFVIPPVNAKWQSYTGLSEDMYQKTVTKIKYQLSSQGFKHIADFSKQGNQEFFMEDTIHLGWNGWLAFDKHVNRFLTTKQVQPTYKLNDYFFSNQWANKQDIHIKK
- the dltC gene encoding D-alanine--poly(phosphoribitol) ligase subunit DltC, yielding MNVQETVIQLIDTLFMEDISTMMDEDLFDAGVLDSMGTVELVIELETTFNIKIPVSDMGRDDWNTGNKIVEGVRELQHA
- the dltB gene encoding D-alanyl-lipoteichoic acid biosynthesis protein DltB; the encoded protein is MSSFLRSLPNWQPYGTPNYFIFLLLTLIPIAIAIWFGKRLPIYEELVSIAFISLMFGGLHYLQFFAFIFYLVWQTIVVFAYQAYRKKANHNWLFYISILFSLLPLLIIKIEPTIVGHNSLLGFLGISYLTFRNVAMIMEMRDGELKNVTIWSFLRFMIFLPTISSGPIDRYRRFNEDYVNVPSRDDYLNMLEKAVWYLMLGALYKFIISHTLVTYIIPPIKLAALAAGGVINWHTILYMYAWGFDLFFDFAGYSMFAVGISYIMGIKTPINFNKPFLARDLKDFWNRWHMSLSFWFRDFVFMRLVYTMMKRKVFKNRNTTSSVAYLLNMTLMGFWHGLHWYYVAYGIFHGVGLIINDWWIRKKKAINKSRKLIGQRPLADNKWTHGLGIFITFHVVMISLLIFSGFLDTLWFHNFLSQPK